A single window of Paracoccus albus DNA harbors:
- a CDS encoding HpcH/HpaI aldolase/citrate lyase family protein has product MSAPKNTLKSRLAKGETTFGCWLGMADPYAAEIAATAGFDWLLIDGEHAPNDTRSVLAQLQALAGYDVSPVVRLVDDDTARIKQALDLGAQTLLVPMVESAEQARRILSATRYPPEGVRGVGSALARASQFAAIPDYLKTADDEICLILQVENRAGLEALDDILSVEGIDGIFIGPSDLAADMGHRGNPGHPDVKAAVLDALRRIRRAGLSAGVLSTDDQMISECRDAGANFVGVAIDVTLFAKALRDRASAFRRA; this is encoded by the coding sequence ATGAGCGCCCCGAAAAACACCCTGAAATCCCGGCTGGCCAAGGGAGAGACGACATTTGGCTGCTGGCTGGGCATGGCCGATCCCTATGCGGCCGAGATCGCCGCGACGGCGGGCTTCGATTGGCTGCTGATCGACGGCGAACATGCGCCGAACGACACGCGCAGCGTCCTTGCCCAGTTGCAGGCTCTGGCCGGATATGATGTGTCGCCCGTGGTCCGGCTGGTGGATGACGATACGGCGCGGATCAAGCAGGCGCTTGATCTTGGCGCGCAGACATTGCTGGTTCCGATGGTTGAATCGGCGGAGCAGGCCCGGCGTATTCTAAGCGCCACGCGCTATCCGCCGGAGGGGGTGCGCGGCGTCGGCTCGGCCCTTGCGCGGGCGTCGCAATTCGCGGCGATTCCCGACTATCTGAAGACGGCGGACGACGAAATCTGCCTGATCCTGCAGGTTGAGAACCGTGCTGGTCTGGAGGCACTGGACGACATCCTGTCGGTCGAGGGGATCGACGGGATCTTCATCGGCCCCTCCGATCTCGCCGCCGATATGGGGCATCGCGGGAATCCGGGACACCCGGATGTCAAGGCAGCGGTCCTTGACGCTCTGCGGCGCATCCGCCGCGCGGGTCTCAGTGCCGGCGTGCTGTCCACCGATGATCAGATGATCTCGGAATGCCGTGATGCGGGCGCCAATTTCGTCGGTGTCGCCATAGATGTGACGCTGTTCGCCAAAGCGCTGCGCGACCGGGCGTCGGCTTTTCGTCGCGCATAA
- a CDS encoding AbrB/MazE/SpoVT family DNA-binding domain-containing protein has translation MAQPDTLITTVSTKGQVILPKAIRTHRKWDAGTRLIVEETPEGVLLKRAPAFAPTRSENVFGMLPYAGKPKSVEEMEAGVLAEARRHHDRD, from the coding sequence ATGGCTCAGCCCGACACCCTGATCACGACCGTATCGACCAAGGGACAGGTCATCCTGCCCAAGGCAATCCGCACGCATCGGAAATGGGATGCCGGCACGCGGCTGATCGTCGAGGAGACCCCGGAGGGTGTCCTGCTGAAACGCGCACCCGCATTCGCACCAACCCGGTCAGAAAATGTCTTCGGCATGCTGCCCTACGCGGGCAAGCCGAAATCGGTCGAGGAGATGGAGGCCGGGGTTCTGGCCGAGGCCCGTCGGCACCATGATCGCGATTGA
- a CDS encoding sulfatase-like hydrolase/transferase: MTRQIRNILFVMFDQLRWDYLSCTGHPTLKTPHIDAVAAKGVRFTRTYVQSPICGSSRMSFYTGRYVHSHGAHRNNFPLKVGEMTLGDHLRANGMDAFLVGKTHMEADAKGLERLGIAPDSVIGARLSECGFDVVIRDDGLWPEGPDGFYDERRSPYNEYLKEKGYPAANPWSENANAGITEDGEIASAWFMKNANMPANIREEDSETPWLTTEAIRFVDEREGARPWLCHLSYIKPHWPYIVPAPYNELYGPDDLIPIMRSEIERENPHPVYAAYMDTRVAQSISRDEVRDKVLPAYMALIKQCDDQIGRLMAHLEATGRMEDTMIVLTSDHGDYMGDHWLGEKNFFHEAAVKIPMIIYDPRPEADATRGTTCDALVESIDLAATFVEATGAKVPDHVIEGRALTGWLHGKPPQDWRDYVICEFDYSTTPLRKKLGLKPRDARAFMIFDGRWKMIHFEGGFRPMLFDHETDPDEFHDLGELTEHEAEIDRLYTHLGAWARRMSQRTALSDEEVEAMGPHSARRGVTLGLYDGSEVEPEMTETLRGKAKGDFREKPE; the protein is encoded by the coding sequence ATGACCCGTCAGATCAGAAACATTCTGTTCGTGATGTTCGATCAGCTTCGCTGGGACTACCTGTCCTGCACCGGGCATCCGACGCTCAAGACCCCGCATATCGACGCCGTGGCCGCCAAGGGCGTGCGCTTTACAAGAACCTATGTGCAGTCGCCGATCTGCGGCTCGTCACGGATGAGCTTCTATACCGGGCGCTATGTTCACAGCCACGGCGCGCATCGCAACAATTTCCCGCTGAAAGTGGGCGAGATGACGCTTGGCGACCATCTTCGCGCCAATGGCATGGATGCGTTTCTGGTCGGAAAAACCCATATGGAGGCGGATGCCAAGGGTCTGGAACGGCTGGGCATCGCGCCCGACAGCGTGATCGGGGCCCGCCTGTCGGAATGCGGCTTTGACGTGGTGATCCGCGATGACGGGCTGTGGCCGGAGGGGCCGGACGGGTTTTACGACGAACGCCGGTCGCCCTATAACGAGTACCTCAAGGAAAAGGGCTATCCGGCGGCGAACCCGTGGTCCGAGAACGCGAATGCCGGGATCACCGAAGACGGCGAAATCGCCTCGGCATGGTTCATGAAAAACGCAAACATGCCAGCCAATATCCGCGAGGAAGACAGCGAGACGCCCTGGCTGACCACCGAAGCCATACGGTTCGTCGATGAGCGGGAGGGCGCGCGTCCCTGGCTGTGCCACCTGTCCTATATCAAGCCGCACTGGCCCTATATCGTCCCGGCGCCCTACAATGAACTTTACGGCCCGGATGACCTGATCCCGATCATGCGCAGCGAGATCGAGCGCGAAAACCCGCATCCCGTCTATGCGGCCTATATGGACACGCGCGTTGCCCAAAGCATCTCGCGCGATGAGGTGCGCGACAAGGTCCTGCCCGCCTATATGGCGCTGATCAAGCAATGCGATGACCAGATAGGGCGGCTTATGGCACATCTGGAGGCGACCGGCCGGATGGAGGACACGATGATCGTCCTGACCTCGGATCATGGCGATTACATGGGCGATCACTGGCTGGGCGAAAAGAATTTCTTCCACGAAGCTGCGGTCAAGATCCCGATGATCATCTATGATCCGCGGCCGGAGGCCGATGCGACGCGCGGCACGACATGCGATGCTCTGGTCGAGTCCATCGACCTTGCCGCGACCTTTGTCGAGGCGACCGGCGCAAAGGTGCCCGACCATGTGATCGAGGGACGCGCGCTGACCGGCTGGCTGCACGGCAAGCCACCCCAGGACTGGCGTGACTATGTGATCTGCGAATTCGACTATTCCACAACGCCGCTTCGCAAGAAGCTGGGTCTGAAGCCGCGCGATGCCCGCGCCTTCATGATCTTCGACGGCCGCTGGAAGATGATCCATTTCGAGGGCGGTTTCCGGCCGATGCTGTTCGATCACGAAACCGATCCCGACGAGTTCCATGACCTCGGCGAACTGACCGAACATGAGGCGGAGATTGATCGCCTTTACACGCATCTCGGTGCCTGGGCGCGCCGCATGTCGCAGCGAACGGCGCTGTCGGATGAGGAGGTCGAGGCCATGGGCCCGCACTCGGCGCGGCGCGGGGTCACGCTGGGGCTCTATGATGGCAGCGAAGTGGAACCGGAAATGACCGAAACGCTTCGCGGCAAGGCGAAGGGAGATTTTCGCGAAAAACCGGAATAG
- a CDS encoding type II toxin-antitoxin system VapC family toxin — protein MIAIDTNIVVRYLTGDHPEQSKRAREIVDGQSVFVPVTVVLETEWVLRSAYGYNPADVVRAIRAFGGLPEVTIQDEATVSAAFDLTERGMDFADALHLGLAEAQDALLTFDRKFVKAATSAGISFVKEA, from the coding sequence ATGATCGCGATTGATACCAATATCGTCGTCAGATACCTGACCGGCGATCACCCCGAGCAATCTAAACGCGCGCGCGAGATCGTCGACGGGCAGTCCGTATTCGTCCCTGTCACGGTGGTGCTTGAAACCGAGTGGGTGCTGCGCAGCGCCTATGGCTACAATCCGGCGGATGTCGTACGGGCCATTCGGGCGTTCGGCGGTCTGCCGGAAGTGACCATTCAGGATGAGGCCACAGTATCGGCGGCGTTCGATCTGACCGAGCGCGGCATGGACTTCGCCGATGCGCTGCATCTTGGCCTCGCAGAGGCACAGGATGCGCTTCTGACCTTTGACCGCAAATTCGTGAAAGCGGCGACGTCAGCCGGGATCAGCTTCGTCAAAGAGGCGTGA
- a CDS encoding TRAP transporter permease: MTGSDTVAKRSILETTTLLLGLFVAVIGLLNVLPSYGVLPRIGPFPVSWFRPLFYGASIVTVVLTHLSVRQSSGRLSLPEILGWVALASVAVWICWDYYVVYKILNESVMFFTTREAWMATAIALITLILCWAAWGLPIAMLGLIAFLYLVTGQHWPGMLQTATSSIAETVAQNIWYDADQGIVGSIMAIVLSTVLPFIILGSILDGVGAGQSMIRISFHLMRHLRGGPAYAAIVASAMFGTVSGSAVANVVGTGVVTIPMIKRRGFSPNFAGAVEATASTGGQILPPIMGAAALVMADYVGVSYLTVVLAVLVPAVAYYLSLFLAVAFECARLGDRIHLTDDDTEVTRQDWLNLVLVFAPIFLIVWLLVSGMSPAGASIAAIFLLIPLSAINPEIRRNPLLLVAALADGGRTVAKLAIAIGVVGIIVSVLSATGVPTKFAVLLNSAFDASLFLALLITGIGCVVLGMGMPTLPAYIAIIVVMGPTLADLGVSTLTAHMFVFFFGVAAGITPPVAIAAYAASAISQGKPLGTAVEATRVGAMIFLIPFAFVYNPILLGVSDSGAVFSAGLWVWAVLRLGLALYMCGSSLVGFDRMRLSLVERLVRFALVVALMSPVTVINLGAIGLSIALIVLHFVRSKRTPERKVLQ; the protein is encoded by the coding sequence ATGACCGGTTCCGACACCGTCGCGAAACGATCCATACTTGAAACCACCACGCTTCTGCTGGGGCTGTTCGTGGCGGTGATCGGGCTTCTAAACGTGCTGCCGTCCTATGGGGTTTTGCCGAGGATCGGTCCCTTTCCGGTCAGCTGGTTCAGGCCGCTTTTCTATGGCGCTTCCATTGTGACCGTGGTGCTCACGCATCTTAGCGTGCGTCAGTCCTCGGGCCGTCTTTCGCTGCCCGAAATCCTCGGCTGGGTTGCTTTGGCGTCGGTCGCGGTCTGGATCTGCTGGGACTATTACGTCGTCTACAAGATCCTCAACGAGTCGGTGATGTTCTTCACCACCCGCGAGGCTTGGATGGCGACGGCCATAGCGCTGATCACGCTGATCCTGTGTTGGGCGGCTTGGGGTCTGCCGATTGCAATGCTGGGGCTGATCGCGTTTCTGTATCTCGTCACCGGGCAGCACTGGCCGGGGATGTTGCAGACGGCCACAAGCTCGATTGCCGAGACGGTGGCGCAGAATATCTGGTATGATGCCGATCAGGGGATTGTCGGCTCGATCATGGCGATTGTCCTGTCGACCGTGCTGCCATTCATTATTCTGGGGTCGATCCTTGACGGCGTGGGTGCCGGACAGTCGATGATCCGGATTTCCTTTCACCTGATGCGCCATCTTCGCGGCGGACCCGCCTATGCCGCCATTGTCGCCTCGGCAATGTTCGGCACGGTGTCCGGCAGTGCGGTCGCCAATGTCGTCGGCACCGGCGTGGTGACGATCCCGATGATCAAGCGCCGTGGCTTTTCACCGAACTTTGCCGGCGCCGTCGAGGCGACGGCATCGACCGGCGGGCAGATCTTGCCACCGATCATGGGTGCGGCAGCGCTCGTCATGGCCGATTATGTGGGGGTCAGCTATCTGACGGTCGTTCTGGCCGTGCTGGTGCCAGCCGTGGCCTATTACCTGTCGCTGTTTCTGGCGGTGGCCTTCGAATGTGCGCGTCTTGGCGACCGGATCCATCTGACCGATGACGATACCGAGGTGACGCGGCAGGACTGGCTGAATCTGGTGCTGGTCTTCGCGCCGATCTTCCTGATCGTCTGGCTGCTCGTGTCCGGCATGTCGCCGGCAGGGGCGTCGATCGCCGCAATCTTCCTGCTGATCCCGCTTTCGGCCATCAACCCGGAAATCCGGCGTAACCCGCTGCTGCTTGTCGCGGCGCTTGCCGATGGTGGGCGAACGGTGGCGAAACTGGCCATTGCCATCGGCGTTGTGGGAATCATCGTGTCGGTGCTCTCGGCGACGGGTGTGCCGACGAAATTTGCCGTTCTGCTGAACTCGGCCTTCGATGCGTCGCTGTTTCTCGCGCTGCTGATCACCGGGATCGGCTGCGTCGTTCTGGGTATGGGGATGCCGACGCTTCCGGCCTATATCGCGATCATCGTGGTCATGGGGCCGACGCTGGCCGATCTGGGCGTCTCGACCCTGACGGCGCATATGTTCGTCTTTTTCTTTGGCGTCGCGGCGGGCATCACGCCACCCGTGGCCATCGCCGCCTATGCGGCCTCGGCCATTTCGCAGGGCAAGCCGCTTGGCACCGCGGTCGAGGCGACGCGCGTCGGGGCGATGATCTTCCTGATCCCCTTCGCCTTCGTCTACAACCCGATCCTGCTCGGCGTTTCGGATTCCGGCGCGGTGTTTTCCGCGGGCCTGTGGGTCTGGGCGGTGCTGCGGCTGGGGTTGGCGCTTTACATGTGCGGCTCTTCGCTGGTCGGATTTGACCGGATGCGGCTGTCCCTCGTCGAGCGCCTTGTCCGCTTTGCGCTTGTCGTCGCGCTGATGTCGCCGGTCACCGTCATCAACCTGGGCGCGATCGGTCTCAGCATTGCCCTGATCGTCCTGCACTTCGTCCGCTCGAAACGGACACCAGAAAGAAAGGTTCTTCAATGA
- a CDS encoding transcriptional regulator, which produces MTQPVSAEPAIEPRLLRGWISRDDLAQELGLTVDTLGRSERRRKGPACVRAGRKIFYRMSVVQDWLQSQEMPRVAETKPSKTRGRK; this is translated from the coding sequence ATGACACAACCCGTGAGTGCGGAACCGGCGATAGAACCGCGCTTGCTGCGCGGCTGGATCAGCCGCGACGATCTGGCCCAGGAGCTGGGACTGACCGTCGACACGCTGGGGCGCTCGGAGCGCCGTCGGAAGGGCCCGGCCTGCGTCCGCGCCGGTCGCAAGATCTTTTACCGGATGAGCGTGGTGCAGGACTGGCTGCAGTCGCAGGAAATGCCGCGTGTCGCCGAGACGAAGCCCAGCAAGACGCGGGGGCGGAAATGA
- a CDS encoding DUF3489 domain-containing protein: protein MPGRAISPFRCRKGLHGAAAKIAIGRMLKRGFIEEVAANLRRNEQLWRETGDGRGTALIATDAGLDAIGMDPVLVKGMAGLRDAKPESIAAAQRPGTKQAQLIAMLQAPEGATIVEIAEKLEWRPHSIRGTISGLLKKKLGLRVISEKKPARGRIYKTCLAL, encoded by the coding sequence GTGCCCGGCCGGGCAATCTCGCCCTTCCGCTGCCGAAAGGGGCTGCATGGCGCGGCGGCGAAGATAGCCATCGGGCGGATGCTCAAGCGTGGCTTCATCGAGGAGGTCGCGGCCAACCTCCGGCGCAATGAACAGCTCTGGCGTGAAACCGGCGATGGGCGCGGCACGGCGCTGATCGCCACCGATGCCGGGCTTGATGCCATCGGCATGGATCCGGTGTTGGTCAAGGGCATGGCCGGATTGCGGGACGCCAAGCCCGAGTCCATCGCCGCCGCCCAGCGTCCCGGGACGAAACAGGCGCAGCTGATCGCTATGCTGCAGGCGCCTGAAGGCGCGACCATCGTCGAGATCGCCGAGAAACTGGAGTGGCGGCCGCACTCCATTCGTGGCACGATCTCCGGATTGCTGAAAAAGAAGCTTGGTCTGCGGGTGATCTCCGAGAAAAAACCGGCGCGGGGTCGGATCTACAAGACTTGTCTTGCCCTATGA
- a CDS encoding TAXI family TRAP transporter solute-binding subunit — translation MKSIIRNVTIAAAMTVAATHAVSADTLSVEGAAPASLTGLVPQTLATYAAEEGVDLQVVLGQTLTKSGLKVAAGQTDMAVVPPIALAAMKQGTGPYAAQGEQAAELHANLRSLFGFPGGAFHVIAWADSGIDSWDDLSGKRVYIGAPAGSANLQIRGMIEQASGLKDGEDYEGIRAPWAAAQQAFQDGQFDVFIPAVAVGQQSLNELSLQREIRILGLPDDVVGSDGLNGFVSEAGLTVMDIPAGTYSGQANGDEDLKTISTTMTMAVNQSMTDDNAYALTKAYWDNLDDMKAQNMLLRPIDEEQPFLNLNVPLHPGAARYYEEQGIEIPDSLRPAG, via the coding sequence ATGAAATCGATTATCAGAAATGTTACCATCGCCGCGGCGATGACGGTGGCCGCAACACATGCGGTGAGTGCGGATACGCTCTCGGTGGAGGGCGCGGCACCGGCTTCGCTGACCGGGCTGGTGCCCCAGACGCTGGCGACCTATGCCGCAGAGGAAGGCGTCGACCTGCAGGTCGTTCTGGGCCAGACACTGACCAAGTCGGGCCTCAAGGTCGCGGCCGGTCAGACCGATATGGCCGTCGTACCGCCGATTGCGCTTGCCGCGATGAAGCAGGGGACCGGACCTTACGCCGCACAGGGTGAGCAGGCCGCCGAACTGCACGCGAACCTCCGGTCGCTGTTCGGGTTTCCGGGCGGGGCGTTCCATGTGATCGCATGGGCCGATTCCGGCATCGACAGCTGGGACGACCTTTCGGGCAAGCGTGTCTATATCGGTGCCCCGGCCGGTTCCGCGAATTTGCAGATCCGCGGCATGATCGAACAGGCGAGCGGCCTGAAGGATGGCGAGGATTACGAGGGCATCCGTGCGCCCTGGGCCGCGGCACAGCAGGCCTTTCAGGACGGGCAATTCGACGTCTTCATTCCCGCCGTGGCGGTCGGTCAGCAATCGCTGAACGAGCTGAGCCTTCAGCGAGAGATCCGCATTCTTGGCCTGCCGGACGACGTCGTCGGCTCTGACGGGCTGAACGGATTTGTGAGCGAAGCCGGGTTGACCGTCATGGATATTCCGGCGGGGACCTATTCAGGTCAGGCAAACGGGGACGAGGATCTCAAGACGATCTCGACCACGATGACGATGGCGGTCAACCAGTCGATGACGGATGACAACGCCTATGCGCTGACCAAGGCCTATTGGGACAATCTCGACGACATGAAGGCGCAGAACATGCTGCTGCGCCCGATCGATGAGGAGCAGCCATTCCTGAACCTTAACGTGCCTCTGCATCCGGGCGCTGCCCGCTATTACGAAGAGCAGGGCATCGAGATCCCGGACAGTCTGCGCCCGGCCGGCTGA
- a CDS encoding type II toxin-antitoxin system ParD family antitoxin has product MATRNVVLTDAQSELVDRLVASGRYQNASEALRAGLRLLERNEAEFEDFRPRLVEGLEQARRGDLVPGSCEDAIRRAFATTRAKF; this is encoded by the coding sequence ATGGCCACGCGAAATGTCGTTCTGACCGATGCCCAATCCGAACTGGTCGACCGGCTGGTCGCCTCCGGGCGCTATCAGAACGCTTCCGAAGCGCTGCGGGCTGGACTGCGGCTACTGGAGCGCAATGAAGCCGAGTTTGAAGATTTTCGTCCCCGGCTCGTGGAAGGCCTGGAGCAGGCCCGCCGGGGCGATCTGGTACCGGGCAGCTGCGAGGACGCCATCCGTCGTGCCTTTGCGACTACGCGCGCGAAGTTCTGA
- a CDS encoding SulP family inorganic anion transporter, whose product MPDAKAALTSHLRDLFGRPEWFARVGPQTLRADLFAGLTGATLVLPQGIAFAAIAGLPPEYGFYTAMVTATVAALAGSSWHAVSGPTTAISALVFGALSGMLAPGSPEFIAAAITLAVLVGMIQLAMGLARMGALVDFVSHSVMTGFVTGAAILIALSQIDKALGIELPRPEDLGGFASGLFHNLSETSWRAALVAGSALGTALLIRQFLPRWPNYLIAMALATLVSVVLGGAGSGIETIGAIDGVIPTFAFPDLSLDTISELSSAAVAIALVGLLEAMSVARALAIRSGQMIDGNREFVGQGLSNVGGGFFQCYPGSASFTRSGVNYDSGAATPLAAIFASVFLLLILLLVAPLFAYVPIPAMAGVIILVAARLIDFREIRHILSTSPEEAFIAGVTFLSALFIDLEFAIYAGVLLSLALFLKKTSQPFVGVGAPDPSTPTRVFKNAAENGLAECPQLMFARLDGPLYFGSVEHVRRIFRRFEIERKAQKHMIFVVKGVGEIDMPGADLLIEEAARRHRRGGSFHLQTKTPRTISKLARFKVMKALTREHIHLSKRDAIAEIIPLLDPKICETCPHRIFSECPPAPSGTEGDVP is encoded by the coding sequence ATGCCTGACGCCAAAGCTGCACTCACGTCGCATCTTCGTGACCTTTTCGGCCGGCCGGAATGGTTCGCCAGGGTCGGCCCGCAGACATTGCGCGCCGATCTTTTCGCGGGGCTGACCGGGGCGACGCTCGTGCTGCCGCAAGGCATCGCCTTTGCCGCGATTGCCGGTCTGCCGCCGGAATACGGTTTTTATACGGCGATGGTCACGGCGACCGTGGCGGCGCTTGCGGGATCAAGCTGGCATGCCGTTTCCGGCCCGACCACGGCGATATCGGCGCTTGTGTTTGGCGCCCTTTCAGGAATGCTGGCACCGGGATCGCCCGAATTTATCGCCGCCGCGATCACGCTGGCCGTGCTGGTCGGCATGATCCAACTGGCGATGGGCCTTGCGCGTATGGGAGCGCTGGTCGATTTCGTCTCACATTCGGTGATGACCGGCTTCGTGACCGGGGCCGCAATTCTCATCGCGCTGAGCCAGATCGACAAGGCCCTGGGGATCGAACTGCCGCGCCCCGAGGACCTTGGTGGCTTTGCCTCCGGCCTGTTTCACAATCTGTCGGAAACCAGCTGGCGTGCGGCGCTGGTCGCGGGTTCAGCGCTGGGGACCGCGCTGCTGATCAGGCAATTTCTTCCGCGATGGCCAAACTATCTGATCGCAATGGCGCTTGCCACTCTGGTCAGTGTGGTGCTTGGCGGGGCAGGGAGCGGTATCGAGACGATCGGAGCCATCGACGGGGTGATCCCGACCTTCGCCTTTCCGGATCTGTCGCTGGATACGATCAGCGAGCTGAGCTCTGCCGCGGTCGCCATCGCCCTTGTCGGCCTGCTGGAGGCGATGTCCGTGGCGCGGGCGCTGGCCATCAGGTCCGGGCAGATGATCGACGGCAACCGCGAATTCGTCGGGCAGGGGCTTTCGAACGTCGGGGGCGGGTTTTTCCAATGCTATCCCGGCTCGGCTTCGTTCACGCGATCCGGGGTCAATTATGACAGCGGCGCCGCGACGCCGCTTGCCGCGATCTTTGCCTCGGTCTTCCTGCTGCTGATCCTTCTGCTCGTCGCCCCGCTGTTTGCCTATGTACCGATCCCGGCCATGGCGGGGGTGATCATTCTGGTCGCCGCGCGGCTGATCGATTTCCGCGAGATCCGCCACATCCTGAGCACCTCGCCGGAAGAGGCCTTCATCGCCGGGGTGACCTTCCTGTCAGCGCTTTTTATCGATCTCGAATTCGCCATCTATGCCGGTGTCCTGCTGTCTCTGGCCCTTTTCCTGAAAAAGACATCGCAGCCTTTCGTCGGGGTCGGCGCGCCGGATCCGTCCACCCCAACCCGTGTGTTCAAGAATGCGGCAGAGAATGGGCTGGCGGAATGTCCGCAGCTGATGTTCGCGCGCCTTGACGGACCGCTTTATTTCGGGTCCGTCGAACATGTCCGCCGTATCTTCCGCCGTTTCGAGATCGAGCGCAAAGCGCAGAAGCATATGATCTTCGTGGTCAAGGGCGTCGGAGAAATCGACATGCCGGGGGCCGATCTGCTGATCGAAGAAGCCGCGCGGCGTCACCGCCGGGGCGGATCGTTCCACCTGCAGACCAAGACCCCGCGCACGATCTCCAAGCTGGCCCGCTTCAAGGTGATGAAGGCCCTGACGCGCGAACATATTCATCTGTCCAAACGCGATGCCATCGCCGAGATCATTCCTCTTCTCGATCCGAAGATCTGTGAGACCTGTCCCCATCGGATATTCTCGGAATGCCCACCCGCGCCATCTGGAACAGAAGGCGATGTACCGTAA
- a CDS encoding tyrosine-type recombinase/integrase → MVKRLRLNEKSAREAAPEPGRDYQIFDSEVRGFAICIYRSGNRAFTLDYRHAGRQRRMTLGRWPEWSTAAARERAKELRRDIDAGGDPLGTKEDGRDAPRFKDLIDRYAEVHLPNLAKANASDQRSMLTKLVGTEWNNRLVTEITPYDVEKLLNRIAEGRARPHKAKPNNRARKLQGAKPTPVRANRVGEVLRKMFTFAQSWGWREDNPASGFRRRIENPRERFLSQEEIRKLASALDAAEDRRAADIIRLCMLTGARVGEVRQARFEHFNLEHLSWSKPASMTKQRKIHRLPISDEAAAIVRQRQLLVPRGCPFLFPGDVPGQPVKEIRRFWHQIQKQVGIEDVRIHDLRHTFASLLVSGGASLEMIGKLLGHSQTQTTARYAHLMDSPLRAGVDAVASAFRPKPVLVHDAGLQDGQARRSA, encoded by the coding sequence ATGGTGAAGCGATTGAGGTTGAACGAGAAATCGGCGCGGGAGGCGGCGCCGGAGCCGGGCCGGGACTATCAGATTTTCGACAGCGAGGTGCGGGGGTTTGCCATCTGCATCTACCGCTCCGGCAACCGGGCCTTCACGCTGGATTACCGCCATGCCGGGCGGCAGCGACGGATGACGCTGGGGCGCTGGCCGGAATGGTCCACGGCTGCGGCGCGGGAGCGGGCGAAGGAACTGCGCCGCGATATCGATGCCGGAGGCGATCCGCTGGGCACGAAGGAGGACGGGCGTGACGCGCCCCGGTTCAAGGATCTGATCGACCGCTATGCCGAGGTGCATCTGCCCAATCTGGCGAAGGCCAATGCCTCGGATCAAAGGTCCATGCTGACCAAGCTGGTGGGCACGGAGTGGAACAACAGGCTGGTGACCGAGATCACACCCTATGACGTCGAGAAACTGCTGAACCGCATTGCCGAAGGCCGCGCCAGGCCGCACAAGGCCAAGCCCAACAACCGGGCCCGCAAGCTGCAGGGGGCGAAACCGACCCCGGTGCGGGCCAATCGCGTCGGCGAGGTGCTGCGCAAGATGTTCACCTTTGCGCAGAGCTGGGGCTGGCGCGAGGACAATCCGGCCTCGGGCTTTCGCCGCCGGATCGAGAACCCGCGCGAGCGGTTTCTGTCTCAGGAGGAAATCCGCAAACTTGCCTCTGCGCTGGACGCGGCCGAGGACCGGCGGGCGGCGGATATCATCCGGCTCTGCATGCTGACCGGGGCGCGGGTCGGCGAGGTGCGGCAGGCGCGGTTCGAGCATTTCAACCTCGAACATCTCAGCTGGTCCAAACCCGCCAGCATGACCAAGCAGCGGAAGATCCATCGCTTGCCGATCTCTGATGAAGCCGCAGCCATCGTGCGCCAGCGGCAATTGCTGGTGCCGCGCGGCTGTCCGTTCCTGTTTCCGGGCGATGTGCCCGGCCAGCCGGTGAAGGAGATCCGCCGCTTCTGGCATCAGATCCAGAAGCAGGTCGGGATCGAAGATGTTCGCATCCACGATCTCCGTCATACCTTCGCCTCGCTGCTGGTCAGCGGCGGTGCTTCGCTGGAGATGATCGGCAAATTGCTCGGTCACAGCCAGACACAGACCACAGCGCGCTATGCGCATCTGATGGACTCGCCGCTGCGCGCCGGTGTCGATGCCGTGGCCAGCGCGTTCCGGCCGAAGCCGGTGCTGGTGCATGATGCTGGGCTGCAAGACGGACAGGCACGCAGAAGCGCCTGA
- a CDS encoding VRR-NUC domain-containing protein, whose translation MTRRTPEADIQRAIVHTLRIVLPRDAIIHHSANDVGSGGKAARQRQVILTGMGVFPGFADLIVLTGGQVLFLEVKSPSGRLSPAQKAFRDMVKAQGFGWALVRSIEDALDALADHGITTRAQALNPRRRACA comes from the coding sequence ATGACCCGCCGCACCCCAGAGGCTGATATCCAGCGCGCCATCGTCCATACGCTGCGCATCGTCCTGCCCCGCGATGCCATCATCCACCATTCCGCCAATGACGTCGGATCAGGCGGCAAGGCCGCACGCCAACGACAGGTGATCCTGACGGGCATGGGGGTCTTTCCGGGCTTTGCCGATCTGATCGTCCTGACCGGCGGTCAGGTGCTGTTTCTGGAGGTCAAAAGCCCCTCCGGCAGGCTGAGCCCGGCGCAGAAGGCGTTCCGCGACATGGTGAAGGCCCAGGGCTTCGGCTGGGCGCTGGTGCGCTCGATCGAGGACGCGCTGGACGCGCTCGCCGATCACGGCATCACGACGCGCGCCCAAGCTCTGAACCCGCGCCGGAGGGCCTGCGCATGA